The window TTACTcatttttttccaaaacttcCCTTCTATctctaatattttcttttattttcacaaaaaaaattctttggATTCCTAGCCCCATACAATTGATTCTAACCACAAATCGCGTAAAATTCATCATCATATACAAACAATAAGAAGCTTAATCTGATTCAATAGCCAAGGGAATGCATTAAGTtaacaaaaacataacaaactCTAATAAAGCCTAATAAAGAGTAGCCGAGCATTAAGAGATAGTCGAAAGCAAAAATTGGGAAATGAAAGATGCGAAAGGAGGACCTAATGTGGAGGTCAGTGACGTCAAGCGAGAGGTGAGCATGCCAATCAGGCTTTTCGACAAACCAAACAGCTCTATCATCTTTGCTCTGAAAAAAGCCCAAGCTTTTAAGCCAGGCCTCAAGGCAAGGCAAGCTATGAGCGTAAATGGGCTTATTCTTTTCCGGGAGCTTCGTCAGCCATTCATCTGTCATCGTCGTCAGCTCCTTCCCGCCGTCTGAACACTTGGTCAAGACCACTCTGCTAttttgtcttcttcttcttgttgttGAAGATAGTAGTGATGATAGTGTGTGGGGAAAGTGGCTTAAGATTAAAGAAGAAGGAGTGGGAGATGAGATGGGTTTTGTAGTTGTAATCAATGGGGTTATACAAATTGCAGACATGTTCAAGATTTGATTTGGGCCTCTTGAGTTCGGGTTGCAAGATGATAGAGTAATCAAACTAGTCTCTTCTATCAATTGTTCTATGTTCAGGTACTCGTGTATgctagaatataattttattatgataattaaatatttttccgatttgtatgtgatttgattttattttcaaataaaacaaattactcattttaatatattcgtatttaaattcatttaaaataattagaaaattacaaataatggACGATTGTTTACTATAATTGAAATAAATCATACATAAAtattgtattaatatatatattgtttatatgatgtatattatatataaaaataactt of the Daucus carota subsp. sativus chromosome 4, DH1 v3.0, whole genome shotgun sequence genome contains:
- the LOC108215716 gene encoding uncharacterized protein LOC108215716, whose protein sequence is MSAICITPLITTTKPISSPTPSSLILSHFPHTLSSLLSSTTRRRRQNSRVVLTKCSDGGKELTTMTDEWLTKLPEKNKPIYAHSLPCLEAWLKSLGFFQSKDDRAVWFVEKPDWHAHLSLDVTDLHIRYLRTGPGNLEKDVERRFSYALSREDIENAILGGP